TTCAGTGCCGTGTCTGTGGCAGAGCCTTCCGTCTTTCAACCCATTTAAAGAGGCACCAATTCAGCCATACGACCGTAGATGAATCTCAGAACACAAGTCAGGTGGATGATCACAGGGATGCTGTGTCGAAGACAGAACATGCATACCAGAATTCAGACAAAGGGATGACTACTCCCGAGACTAATGATTCGAAGGTATTTGAGCTTGATATTATTGTTAAACCAGAGCACTGGAAGCTGAATTTCAAAGTTGATAAAGACTTTCCAGTTTCCACTCTGCAGGACGCAATTGCAACATCTTACCTGGAGACACCGGTATCTGGTCAAACCAACAGCCAATGTAAGAAGATCAGCCAGAAAACAAAGAATCAGCCACTGAACCATCAATGTCTCGCATGCCTTAAAAGTTTCCCATCTCCATCCAAACTGCAGAGGCATATGTTGACCCATACTGGTCAGAGACCATTTGGGTGCTACACATGTGGGAAGAGGTTTTGCCAGCCAACACATTTAAGGATCCACTCCCGCACTCATCTGTGGTCCAGAAATGGCAAGCAAAGATATGCTCAGCGTTCTAGACCTCCATCACGTCGAATGACTGAATACAGAGGGTATCCAGTGGATGTCCAATTTCAGGAAAAGCTTCCTGAAAAGCTCAATTTTGATAGGAACTTTCACCTCAACTCCCCTACAGAGAGTCAGTCAGGTCAAGGCAGTGCTTTTACATGTGGACACAATGAATGCAATAGTAAAGTGCAGTTTCAGTGTTCAACATCCTCTCTATCCAAGCTTCGGCTCCCTCTCCAAATGCCACCAGAAACAACACTGAATCAATGTGGCCACTTACAATTGAAAAATCAGGCAAAAGTTCACAATGACCCTTTCCTGAGTATAGGTCCTGAATTGGCTTTAAACGGTGCTGATGCCACCCCTGTGGGGAATACAAGCCATACCCAACACCAGTGTTTGCTATGTTTCAAATATTTCCCATGTGCCTCTAAACTACAAAGACACAACCTTGTACACACTGGCTTGAGACCTTTCCGATGCCTGGCATGTGGAAAAACGTTCAGACAGGCCACACACCTGAAAGTCCACGAGGGAACTCACAAGTGGAGACCCTTCAGACCTGCCTCTCGACAGGGAAACCGAATGAAAGTAAGAAGGCCGCAACAACAAGTTCCCGTGGCGAGTTCTATGAGAACAACAGAGCTGTTACATTTGAATGGTGTGAATGACTGGAGACCATTCCAGGACAATTTTGAGGATACTTGTAATATTCAAGCAGAggcacaacaggacaacaacatagtCAAGACTTCTAAACAATCCATACAAAACTATTTGCAGAAGCGCAACAACTCCAGGCCTATAAACAAAGTGATCTGTGTTAAAAGAAAAGCACACCTGTGCACAATTTGCCAGAAGGGCTTTGACACTCCAAGCAAACTATCCAGACACTTTCTCATACACACTGGGATAAGACCATTCAAATGCAGTTTCTGCACTAAAACTTTCAGACAGCCTTGCCACTTGAGAAGCCATGAACAACGAACACATGAGATTAAAACATGTAGTGATGTCCAGGAAAACAGCAGGTTTGGGGACCTTGAAACTCTTGCGTCTGCTCAAGGAAAGACACTGAGAGACATGCCACAGTCCTACAAAGACAGTTCTGATCACTGCTCAGTCACTGATGAGGGTTTAGAACATTCTTCACAGACAAGAGACCCAGGCTTTGTGGCAAAACAAGACATACCAGATGATAGTATGGAATCTGGGAGTAGACAAAGTGAAGACTATTGGTGCACTGAGTGTCACAGTCACTTCTTGTCCCCATCTGAGCTTGCTACTCATCTAAATGTTCATGTCCAAAGCAATGAGATTACAGGTCAGACCTCATTGCAACAGGATATGGGGGGACACGTGGATGTTCAAACCAATCGAGTCATAGCAGATGCAGACAGCCATAATGTTATCCTAAATGAGAGGCTTGATCATTCCTGGTGTGAAACAATTCACGCGCCATTTCAGTGTGACACATGCATCACATCTTTTGAAACGGAAAGGGATCTTCAGGTCCATAAATGTGTCTCAAGAAATCTAATTGAGTTTACTGAGTCAAGCCCATATCAGTGTGCAATTTGCTTCAAGGATTTCAAAACTCCCTCTAAACTCCAGAGACATTATGTCAcccacacaggagagaggccTTTCCTGTGTAAAGTGTGTGAGAAGACTTTCACACAAGCATCTCATCTAAAAACACACCAACGCACACACAAATAAGACATGGCCTTAACAGATACATTTATATTTGAGTCTttcagcagacacttttatccagagcgatttacaataATGGGTGCATACATTTTTTAATTAATGTTTTTATTTACCTATATCTAATATGATTTATCTCTTTTCTCAGTTTAGTTTTGTATGCCCACAACACTGTTCAGAAAGATTAAAATtacaatttgattgatttgaaTAAAATGTGCCTTTTATTGTCATTTGTTGATTCCAGAGTTTAAAATTAAATTATTGTCATGTGAAACCAAGGCATTTATGGTAAAAACAATTTGCGTGTTATTTATTGGTTAAGAGTTATTTTTTAATCATCTGCATAATTGccatttattttgttttatttaactaggcaagtcagttaagaacaaattcttatctccaatgacggcctaccaaaaggcctgcGGTGACGGggactgggattaaaaataaaaatataggtcaaaacacacatcacgacaagagagacaacactacataaagagagacctaagacaacgacatagcatggtagcaacacaacatggcagcagcacaacatggtagcagcacaaaacagtgtacaaacattattgggcacagataacagcacaaagggcaagaaggtagagacaacaatacatcacacaaagcagccacaactgtcagtaagtgtccatgattgagtctttgaataaagagattgagataaaactgtccagtttgaatgtttgttgcagctcgttccagtcgctagctgcagcgaactgaaaagacaagcgacccaaggatgtgtgtgctttggggacctttaacagaatgtgactggcagaacgggtgttgtgtgtgaaggatgagggctgcagtagatatctcagataggggggagtgaggcctaagagggttttataaattagcatcaaccagtgggtcttgcgacaggtaacagacatgaccagtttacagaggagtatagagtgcagtaatGTATCCTATAAGAAGCATTGgtagcaaatctgatggccgaatggtaaaacCATACTTAGCTGTTTTGATCAAAGTTTGTGTGACATGTTTGGATCAATAAATTTCAATACTATATAAATGTCTATAACAACTATAATGATAAACCCAGATATTATAGAAATGACCCCAAACTTGATCGATTTTCCATGTGGGTGCGCCCAAAGATTTTGGAATATACTGACTGAATATACTGGCACTGCTTTCTGTGTAGGAACTGTTATGTTACATCCCTTGTTTCACTAGGAATCTAAACATAGCGCACCGGAAATGTGTCGCAAATAAATCGATTTGCTTGTGTACATGCGTAGCGGGAATCACACAGATGTTTTGAAATACCAAGGTTAGTTTCTATAATTATTTGACTTTATATATAAACAAGCAATGTTTTATTAGCAACACATTTTTGCCACCATATCCAGCTATTTAAATATAACGggtactagctagctagtgtaaTCTACTACTACTCTAACgttattagctaacgttagcattaactagctagctagttcgcTGTACTGTAAAGTCAATTTAGCTAGCTCGTCCAGATTTATCTAGCATACTAGTGTTTTAAATTACAAATGTCATTGGAATAAGTAGTTTGCTATGTTATCTTATAGTTACATTTTTCCTCAGGAAATTAAGATAGCGAGTTGAACTGCGACATGGAGAATCAAACCCATGCTAAGAAAGCATCTGCGCCCTCTGTGTCCCAAATCAACGCAGAATATGTCACACAGGTAACTATATACGCAAATACTGTTTTAGTGCTTTGTCTTTTTAATAGCTGTCTCAATTACGCTTATGCTAAAATAACTGCCATCTCTGCTTATGCTGGACTTGGTAGTTGCTGCTACTTTACTCTGTTAACATCCTTAACTGTCGGGAACCGATTTTTTTTTAACTTGTTTTTTATGTCACTGATTATTTGACCGAATCACAATTTAGCAGGGGTGCGTTCAGTTCGTTTCAACGTTTGCTGCGTTGCTGACGGCGTTCCACAACCCTTCCCCGTTTTTCAACTGGTCGTTCAGAACAGTATCTTTTATGTTTGTTTGAACATTGCACACTGTTTTTTTCGTACTGAACACAGCCCTGGTTGCCATCTTTTTGAATTGGAGGGGAAGGGTTTCCGGGGAGGGGGTGTACTGTGGATTGCTGTTATAATAACACTCTTTCTTTTCTAAGTTGTCTAACAGATACTGGGCTCCCCATGCCAAGAATAAACTACCATTTGACCCAAAGGTGAGCCTCCTACTGACAAACTTGAGTTATGAATATAGTGGAGGAGATGGTCTTCTTGCTCTAACAAACTATAATTGTCACCCACTCAGGTTTTGGAAGATGTCTATGAGAGAGAGATTCTCAAGTCCAAGTGAGTGAACTCAACTCTTGAATAGCATCAGCATTTTGTAATGTTAACTTGTCTTAAATCCTCCATTTCTGCTATTTTATCTTCAGGTTCGCCATTAGGAAGATCATGTTGTTGGAGTTCAGGTGGGTTTTTGACCTTTTTCTATGTGGCCTCAATGCATTATCAGTCATTTAATGTTTTTAACATGCTGCTATTTGTGTCCTGCCTCTCAGTCAGTACCTGGAGAACTACCTGTGGGTGAACTATAATCCTGAGGTCTCCAGTAATGCCTACCTCATGTCCATCTGCTGCATAGTCAATGAGAAGTTCAGAGAGAACGTCCCTGCCTGGGAGGTAAGAATGGATTGAGTGGCCTGTCAAACAGAAATGTTCATCCTTAGGTTCACGTAACACGTAATCTGTGTTAGCATGTTGAACAACACTCGCTGTTATGTTGTGAATATGAGTGTTGCGGTCAGCTGTACAGGGACAGCCCCTGCGTTAAAGCTACGTAGGGAAAATGTTTCCAGCAAGCATCAATGTCAATGTCCTCTAATATCAATGCATGTCTTCTTTATCCCTTGGTTTATTATCTTTATCCAGGTGTTTAAGAAGGAGCCTAGCCACTTCCCGTACTTCTTTAAGTGTGTGATGGAGGCCGTGCTGGCTGGAGAGGAGGCTGGCCTGACTCTGAAGGAGCAGACTGTACTGTTGGTCTTCCTTGACCACTGCTTCAACAGCCTGGTATGTCACACACCAACCAATGTCTACCTCTCTGCAAATGTAGAATTAGTGATTGGCTGAATCAACCACATAATATAAGTTGAGTAATGCATTGTTTTATTGCGAAAGTATGTTAGTAACAACCATAGAATGAAGAGGCCCTTTCTTCTGACCTTGTTCACTACCCTTTCCCCGGCCTGATGACAATGGATAGGTGGAAGTAACAAAGCTGAAGCTAGATGGAGCTACTGCTTACGCCTATCCAGTAGTCTCAGGGCCACGAAGATGAGCTAACAAAAGGAAAACTTCCTTGAGGTGGTTTTAATTAAGGTAGTTTGTTGCAGGTTCCACTAGGTGACAGTATTACACTTCAAATTGTGTATTCAGGTGTTTCCCTAGCACATTTGTGTTCTCCACTCCTTCTCAAAACCACGGGTAGCCATTGCACCAGTCTCACTCTGAAAATCCATTTTCATCCCCTATGTTTCTCCTGAACTCATTGTGATGATTCTAATCAGTTTGCTGCATTGCCATTAGTCTACCAACATTATGTCCCTCCGATCCACAcccattctctctcgctctctctctttctcaggagGTGGATTTGATCAGAGAGCAGGTGCAGCAGCTCATCTCACTGCCCATGTGGATGTGTATCTTGCCTGTAAGAACTTTTCCCCTTATCTCAAGTGCTCTTATGTCCTTAGAACTGTCACCCTGTTAGATATGCATTATGTTTAAAATTGTGACAATATTTGACACATTTACAAATTGTGATTGATTAAGTGGAATAGGGTTGGTGAGCCAAAAACAACTTTCCTAGTGCAAATGTTGCATTTACTAATTTTATAGCATCCTTAACATTGATTAATGAACACACTTTCATCTTTACAGTCTAGACTGCAACACGAGCTGAAGAAAGTTCCCAAGCTCCAAAAGTTTTGGAATCTGATCAAGAAGAATTTTGACAAGCTGGAAGGCAAAGCATCAGAGCAGTAAGACATTCTCCCTCTGCCTGTAATCTGGACCAGTAGAAATATACCTTCTGCATGTATCTGGACCAGTAGACATAGACCTTCTGCCTGTATCTGGACCAGTAGACATAGACCTTCTGCCTGTATCTGGACCAGTAGACATAGACCTTCTGCGTGTATCTGGACCAGTAGACATAGACCTTCTGCCTGTAATCTGGACCAGTAGAAATATACCTTCTGCCTGTAACTGGACCAGTAGACATAGACCTTCTGCGTGTATCTGGACCAGTAGACATAGACCTTCTGCCTGTAATCTGGACCAGTAGAAATATACCTTCTGCATGTATCTGGACCAGTAGACATAGACCTTCTGCGTGTATCTGGACCAGTAGACATAGACCTTCTGCATGTATCTGGACCAGTAGACATTGACCTTCTGCATGTATTAGGA
The genomic region above belongs to Oncorhynchus nerka isolate Pitt River linkage group LG18, Oner_Uvic_2.0, whole genome shotgun sequence and contains:
- the LOC115146079 gene encoding zinc finger protein 770-like codes for the protein MHQCSVCQKGFPSGSKLQRHYLIHTGQKPFICLVCGKAFRQSVHLKKHSETHTGNYRNWSPPTESLLHPISVPTNLDPSLRKSGHYLTTDTPLFSTVSFQRDGPMQRTLLEMYTTATEIEPQPELIPPADNGCFISQQSTLPSGNGFTNVIVQDNMIGSDGMENGAWHTDNVHTCTVCLMCFSSSHQLQRHLTIHSHPKPFECSICGKAFRLRVHLKMHSQIHERKPTGFQTIPMLGSQQSSSRGRMRVNHECPTCSKTFCSPSKLKRHFLTHTGQKPFSCEDCGKTFRQVSHLKTHLYASHNISNFQSGRTKKKQIDARNKNKEMELQCEISVSAPQHLDKLETKSPLPVKVELNTSGTSHFQCSICSKTFSSSIRRRQHYMMHKEVRPFQCRVCGRAFRLSTHLKRHQFSHTTVDESQNTSQVDDHRDAVSKTEHAYQNSDKGMTTPETNDSKVFELDIIVKPEHWKLNFKVDKDFPVSTLQDAIATSYLETPVSGQTNSQCKKISQKTKNQPLNHQCLACLKSFPSPSKLQRHMLTHTGQRPFGCYTCGKRFCQPTHLRIHSRTHLWSRNGKQRYAQRSRPPSRRMTEYRGYPVDVQFQEKLPEKLNFDRNFHLNSPTESQSGQGSAFTCGHNECNSKVQFQCSTSSLSKLRLPLQMPPETTLNQCGHLQLKNQAKVHNDPFLSIGPELALNGADATPVGNTSHTQHQCLLCFKYFPCASKLQRHNLVHTGLRPFRCLACGKTFRQATHLKVHEGTHKWRPFRPASRQGNRMKVRRPQQQVPVASSMRTTELLHLNGVNDWRPFQDNFEDTCNIQAEAQQDNNIVKTSKQSIQNYLQKRNNSRPINKVICVKRKAHLCTICQKGFDTPSKLSRHFLIHTGIRPFKCSFCTKTFRQPCHLRSHEQRTHEIKTCSDVQENSRFGDLETLASAQGKTLRDMPQSYKDSSDHCSVTDEGLEHSSQTRDPGFVAKQDIPDDSMESGSRQSEDYWCTECHSHFLSPSELATHLNVHVQSNEITGQTSLQQDMGGHVDVQTNRVIADADSHNVILNERLDHSWCETIHAPFQCDTCITSFETERDLQVHKCVSRNLIEFTESSPYQCAICFKDFKTPSKLQRHYVTHTGERPFLCKVCEKTFTQASHLKTHQRTHK